The following are encoded together in the Geobacter sulfurreducens PCA genome:
- a CDS encoding DUF1987 domain-containing protein produces the protein MRVFDTIQQTVSTPLVSYEPGGRVLAISGESYPENSFEFYAPIAQWVKAALADPEGLTLDINVSYMNSSSTKCMLDLLDLFEDAYGRGAAVSITWRYDRENPRSLDLAEEFKEEVTLPFAIVELEE, from the coding sequence ATGCGAGTGTTCGATACCATACAGCAGACCGTCTCAACGCCCCTGGTCAGCTATGAGCCCGGGGGGCGGGTCCTGGCGATTTCGGGCGAATCCTACCCGGAAAACTCCTTCGAGTTCTACGCACCCATCGCCCAGTGGGTGAAAGCGGCCCTCGCCGATCCCGAGGGGCTCACGCTGGACATCAACGTCAGCTACATGAACAGCAGCAGCACCAAGTGCATGCTTGATCTGCTCGACCTGTTCGAGGACGCCTACGGCCGGGGAGCAGCCGTGTCCATCACCTGGCGCTACGACAGGGAGAATCCCCGGTCCCTTGATCTTGCAGAGGAGTTCAAGGAAGAGGTCACCCTGCCGTTTGCCATCGTGGAACTGGAAGAATGA
- a CDS encoding 2-hydroxymuconate tautomerase family protein: MPYVNIKITREGATAEQKAALIRGATQLLVDVLGKNPATTVVVIDEVDTDNWGIGGESVTVRRRAGR, from the coding sequence ATGCCCTACGTGAACATCAAGATCACCCGGGAAGGAGCGACGGCGGAACAGAAGGCGGCCCTGATCAGGGGGGCCACCCAGCTGCTGGTGGATGTCCTGGGAAAGAATCCGGCCACCACGGTGGTGGTGATCGACGAGGTGGATACCGACAACTGGGGGATCGGCGGCGAGTCGGTCACCGTGCGGCGCAGGGCCGGACGCTGA
- a CDS encoding SpoIIE family protein phosphatase: MQVTSLKAKFISVIVLISLAVGGLTLFAFDTSTSGIIDDLALRFATKEALLEKNKVISVIEREVALARMMARDVTLRHWASDEGNRELQRAAFAELENYRTLYRDKSFFIALAASNHYYVYDKRNGHGRVEMVTLDGSKPHDRWFFEGLRSIDDYALNLDYNATLQEIKVWFNAAMTDGSGRKIGICGGGITISDFLNQVVHTRQKGLSTILMDRAGVVQAHEDRKVVEHNANTRDVDRKITIFTLMGDPAREAQVRGAIESLAAGRSEVEAFPVRFGGKSYLMAISFLEGMGWFNVVLVDVSRVISMKQFLPIIAVMSLSLLLGILAIGFLINRMVLTPLGRLSAASREIAAGRYDISLPVTGRDELGELTGSFNAMSAMVLDHTTNLEARVRERTDELSAANRLLEDSQRRIMESITYARMIQTSILPDRESLERCLGDHFILYRPKEPVGGDFYYLREFPDHFLLAVIDCTGHGIPGAFMTMTVNAVLNHVVDVCCNDDPSRILAELNRVLRNTLHLRDVDAGLDIALCMVERRAGRLTFAGAGLPLVLVSGGEVREVRGDHQRVGYKGSRIDYRYTNHVLTPAAGDSCYLTTDGLLDEPGGVKGYGFGSERLRMILADHAHLAMPAQAEAVEAALDAYRGDHRQRDDITLAGFRF; the protein is encoded by the coding sequence ATGCAGGTCACGAGCCTCAAAGCAAAATTCATTTCCGTCATCGTCCTCATCAGTTTAGCGGTGGGGGGGCTGACCCTCTTCGCCTTTGACACCAGCACGTCCGGCATCATTGACGATCTGGCTCTCCGGTTCGCTACCAAGGAGGCGCTGCTGGAGAAAAACAAGGTCATCTCCGTCATCGAGCGGGAGGTGGCACTGGCCCGGATGATGGCCCGGGACGTCACCCTCAGGCACTGGGCATCGGACGAGGGGAACCGCGAACTGCAGCGCGCGGCCTTTGCGGAGCTGGAAAACTACCGCACCCTCTACCGGGACAAAAGTTTCTTCATTGCCCTGGCGGCGTCGAACCATTATTACGTCTATGACAAGCGAAACGGACACGGCCGTGTCGAAATGGTGACACTTGACGGGTCCAAGCCCCACGATCGCTGGTTCTTCGAGGGGCTTCGCTCAATCGACGACTACGCCCTGAACCTGGATTACAACGCCACCCTGCAGGAGATCAAGGTCTGGTTCAACGCGGCCATGACCGACGGCAGCGGCCGAAAGATCGGCATCTGCGGCGGCGGCATCACCATTTCCGACTTCCTCAATCAGGTGGTGCACACCCGTCAGAAGGGGCTTTCAACCATACTGATGGACCGCGCCGGGGTGGTGCAGGCCCACGAGGACCGGAAAGTGGTGGAGCATAACGCCAACACCCGCGACGTGGACCGAAAGATCACGATCTTCACCCTCATGGGCGATCCGGCGCGGGAAGCGCAGGTGCGGGGGGCCATCGAGTCCCTGGCGGCCGGGCGGAGCGAGGTGGAGGCGTTCCCGGTGCGGTTCGGCGGCAAGAGCTATCTCATGGCGATTTCGTTCCTGGAGGGGATGGGCTGGTTCAACGTAGTTCTGGTCGACGTATCCCGCGTCATCAGCATGAAGCAGTTCCTCCCCATCATCGCGGTCATGTCCCTGTCGCTGCTGTTGGGCATCCTGGCCATCGGCTTCCTGATAAACCGGATGGTGCTGACGCCCCTGGGGAGACTGTCCGCCGCGTCCCGGGAGATTGCCGCCGGGCGGTACGATATTTCGCTGCCCGTGACCGGCCGGGACGAACTGGGGGAGCTGACCGGCTCGTTCAATGCCATGAGTGCCATGGTCCTGGACCACACCACCAATCTCGAAGCCAGGGTCAGGGAACGCACCGACGAACTTTCCGCGGCCAACCGACTGCTGGAGGATTCCCAGCGCAGGATCATGGAGAGCATCACCTATGCCCGCATGATCCAGACCTCGATCCTGCCCGACCGGGAGTCGCTGGAGCGCTGCCTGGGCGACCATTTCATCCTCTACCGGCCCAAGGAGCCGGTTGGGGGGGATTTCTACTACCTGCGCGAGTTCCCGGACCACTTCCTGCTGGCGGTGATCGACTGCACGGGCCACGGCATTCCGGGCGCGTTCATGACCATGACCGTTAACGCGGTGCTGAACCACGTGGTGGATGTCTGCTGCAACGACGATCCGTCCCGCATCCTGGCGGAGCTCAATCGCGTGCTGCGGAACACCCTGCACCTGCGGGACGTGGATGCCGGACTCGACATCGCTCTCTGCATGGTGGAGCGGCGAGCGGGCCGGTTGACCTTCGCCGGGGCGGGGCTTCCGCTGGTGCTGGTTTCCGGCGGAGAGGTGCGGGAGGTGCGCGGTGACCACCAGCGCGTGGGCTACAAGGGCTCCCGGATCGACTACCGGTACACCAACCATGTGCTGACCCCGGCAGCCGGAGACAGCTGCTACCTGACGACCGACGGCCTGCTGGACGAGCCGGGCGGAGTCAAGGGATACGGTTTCGGCTCGGAGCGGCTCAGGATGATCCTGGCCGATCATGCGCACCTCGCCATGCCGGCCCAGGCCGAGGCTGTCGAGGCGGCCCTGGACGCCTATCGGGGCGACCATCGCCAGCGCGACGACATTACCTTGGCGGGATTCCGTTTCTGA
- a CDS encoding transglutaminase-like domain-containing protein, producing the protein MERYLAESDIIDWKHPDILSLAAALSAGCRPASEIAGRCFEWVRDNVRHSWDYQLNPVTCTASDVLRHRTGYCYAKSHLLAALLRACGIPAGFCYQRLSLDGSGAPYCLHGLNAVFLPEHGWYRIDPRGNKEGIDARFTPPVERLAFSTDDSLEADLPEIWPEPLDCVVSVLRRHDDYRDVYANLPDVELVRTISVRPCAAR; encoded by the coding sequence ATGGAACGATATCTGGCGGAGTCGGACATCATCGACTGGAAGCACCCGGACATTCTGTCCCTGGCAGCGGCGCTCTCGGCCGGTTGCCGCCCGGCGAGCGAGATCGCCGGAAGATGCTTTGAATGGGTGCGCGACAATGTCCGTCACAGCTGGGACTATCAGCTCAACCCCGTGACCTGCACGGCATCGGACGTCCTGCGCCACCGGACCGGGTACTGCTATGCCAAGAGCCACCTGCTCGCGGCGCTCCTGCGGGCATGCGGCATCCCGGCGGGTTTCTGCTATCAGCGGCTGAGCCTGGACGGCAGCGGGGCGCCCTACTGCCTGCACGGCCTGAATGCGGTATTCCTGCCGGAGCATGGCTGGTACCGGATCGATCCCCGGGGCAACAAAGAGGGGATCGATGCCCGGTTCACCCCCCCGGTCGAGCGCCTGGCATTCTCGACGGACGACAGCCTGGAAGCCGATCTTCCCGAGATATGGCCGGAGCCCCTGGACTGCGTGGTCTCGGTGCTGCGCCGCCACGACGACTATCGGGACGTGTACGCCAACCTGCCAGACGTTGAGCTGGTGCGGACGATCAGCGTCCGGCCCTGCGCCGCACGGTGA
- a CDS encoding SiaB family protein kinase — protein MDLFQLREQFSRDGILMCFNGPFSHSIIEEIGIAIRNHLAAENIARMAVQDVFAVYIEMTQNARNYLTRRDISPAEAGSATIVIARRDEFYSVTSGNVILNDDVEQLRTRIDHIKAQAPDELKKLIRQQLRAEVQPGAMGAGIGLMEMAKRASGRLEYSVRPVDGRHSFFTLTAHI, from the coding sequence ATGGATCTCTTTCAGCTCCGGGAACAGTTCTCCAGGGACGGCATCCTCATGTGCTTCAACGGCCCCTTCTCTCACAGCATCATCGAGGAGATCGGCATTGCCATCAGGAACCACTTGGCCGCCGAGAACATTGCCCGCATGGCGGTTCAGGACGTGTTCGCCGTCTACATCGAGATGACCCAGAACGCCCGCAACTATCTGACCCGCCGGGACATCTCCCCGGCCGAGGCCGGTTCGGCCACCATCGTCATTGCCCGGCGGGACGAGTTCTACTCCGTCACCTCGGGCAACGTGATCCTGAATGATGATGTGGAGCAGCTGCGCACCCGGATTGACCACATCAAGGCCCAGGCGCCGGACGAGCTGAAAAAGCTCATCCGGCAGCAACTGCGTGCCGAGGTCCAGCCCGGCGCGATGGGGGCGGGCATCGGCCTCATGGAAATGGCTAAGCGGGCCTCCGGCCGGCTGGAGTACAGCGTCCGCCCCGTCGACGGCCGGCATTCGTTTTTCACGCTGACAGCGCACATCTAG